Proteins co-encoded in one Thermodesulfobacteriota bacterium genomic window:
- the mocA gene encoding molybdenum cofactor cytidylyltransferase, giving the protein MGVSAILLGAGRSHRMGRDKLSLPWGRETIFQRCLRTLLRSEVEEVILVVNDRTRKQIDGNLWKEKKVRVALNPHPQKGMSSSIRCGVKSVSPRSKGILIALGDQPSLKSRTVRALVEAFETKQDKIIVPIFKGRRGHPVIFPMRFKGELLRLKGDEGGRSILKRYAAEVHEVKVRSAGVLQDIDTWEDYRKKWGH; this is encoded by the coding sequence ATGGGGGTTTCTGCCATTCTCCTTGGGGCGGGTCGATCGCATAGGATGGGAAGGGATAAGCTTTCCCTCCCTTGGGGACGGGAGACGATCTTCCAACGCTGCCTCCGGACACTCCTCCGCTCCGAGGTCGAGGAGGTCATCCTGGTGGTCAACGATCGGACCCGGAAGCAGATAGATGGGAATCTTTGGAAGGAGAAGAAGGTAAGGGTCGCTTTAAATCCCCATCCCCAAAAGGGGATGAGTTCTTCCATCCGTTGCGGGGTGAAATCGGTAAGTCCTCGAAGCAAGGGGATTCTCATCGCCCTGGGGGATCAGCCCTCCCTGAAGTCCAGGACGGTGAGGGCCTTGGTGGAGGCCTTTGAGACGAAACAGGATAAAATCATAGTCCCGATTTTTAAGGGGCGAAGAGGGCACCCGGTCATCTTCCCGATGAGATTTAAAGGGGAACTTTTGAGGCTAAAAGGGGATGAAGGAGGCCGGTCCATTCTGAAGAGATATGCGGCCGAGGTCCATGAGGTCAAGGTGAGGTCGGCTGGAGTTCTCCAGGACATCGATACCTGGGAGGATTATCGAAAGAAATGGGGGCATTAG
- a CDS encoding XdhC family protein, with protein sequence MKEIYREIVYRLESGDPLGLATLIRRIGSAPREPGAKYLVRKDGTALGSIGGGCVEAEVWQETMRAIERQERKVLHFNLTSEQLAAGGLICGGNIEVFVEPLLAEYLPLYKKVLEVMEERAEGVLATVVSAEGATSNLKESKAFYSRKGGSVGALPEHPLLEGRLKNEMERILKLRRPEVVTVPPSQGEFGPWGKLQILLEPVFSAFTVYIFGAGHISEQLAPLAKKVHFRVVVIDDREMFANRERFPDADEIIVTDFDKAFEKVPVDSSSFIVIVTRGHLYDGLVLKEAVKTDACYIGMIGSRKKIATLYKKLSEEGIPESMFNKVHAPIGLDIGSETPEEIAISIVAQLIQERRKRLAS encoded by the coding sequence ATGAAGGAGATTTACCGAGAAATTGTTTATCGCCTTGAATCGGGCGACCCATTAGGTCTGGCCACTCTCATCAGGAGGATCGGATCCGCACCGAGGGAGCCAGGGGCAAAATATCTGGTGAGAAAAGATGGAACAGCGCTCGGGTCCATCGGTGGTGGGTGTGTCGAAGCTGAGGTTTGGCAGGAAACCATGAGGGCGATAGAACGCCAGGAGAGGAAGGTGCTCCATTTCAATTTGACTTCAGAACAGCTTGCCGCAGGGGGGCTCATCTGTGGAGGCAATATCGAGGTCTTCGTCGAACCCCTCCTTGCGGAATATCTGCCCCTCTATAAGAAGGTTTTAGAGGTGATGGAGGAGAGGGCGGAGGGGGTTCTTGCCACGGTCGTTTCGGCCGAGGGCGCCACATCAAACCTCAAGGAATCGAAAGCCTTCTATTCCCGAAAAGGAGGAAGCGTGGGAGCCCTCCCCGAACATCCACTCCTGGAGGGGCGCCTGAAGAACGAAATGGAACGGATCTTGAAGCTTAGGAGGCCTGAGGTCGTGACCGTCCCTCCATCGCAAGGAGAGTTCGGTCCATGGGGTAAGCTCCAGATCCTTCTGGAGCCCGTCTTTTCTGCGTTCACGGTTTATATCTTCGGGGCAGGCCACATTTCCGAACAGCTTGCACCCTTGGCCAAAAAGGTCCATTTCAGGGTCGTGGTGATCGATGATCGGGAGATGTTCGCAAACAGGGAACGCTTTCCTGATGCGGATGAAATCATCGTCACCGATTTCGATAAGGCCTTTGAAAAGGTCCCCGTCGATTCCTCCAGCTTTATCGTCATCGTGACCCGAGGGCACCTATACGACGGACTTGTCCTTAAAGAGGCGGTAAAGACAGATGCTTGCTATATCGGGATGATCGGGTCGCGGAAAAAGATTGCTACCCTGTACAAAAAATTGTCAGAGGAGGGGATTCCGGAATCGATGTTCAATAAGGTCCATGCTCCCATCGGACTCGACATCGGTTCAGAAACCCCCGAAGAGATTGCCATAAGTATCGTTGCCCAATTAATACAGGAAAGAAGAAAAAGATTGGCATCATAA
- a CDS encoding universal stress protein, giving the protein MEPEIKKILYATDLSKNSSYAFLYALDLAKKYRANIIILHAVEPIPEFALSYVAMVGESREKRHEELVEKIKGSLQNFCKKAEAEIGAPCLDLISKVLVPVGYPPNEILNVAEEENCDLIVMGSHGKGFLAHTFLGSVSSAVLNRTKKPVFIVPLPEKVKIEWDGI; this is encoded by the coding sequence ATGGAGCCCGAAATTAAAAAGATCCTCTACGCAACGGACCTGAGCAAAAATTCTTCCTACGCCTTTCTCTACGCATTAGACTTGGCGAAGAAATACAGGGCAAACATCATCATCCTCCATGCGGTTGAACCCATCCCTGAATTTGCGCTGTCCTACGTCGCAATGGTCGGCGAATCCCGGGAGAAACGACATGAGGAATTGGTTGAAAAAATTAAGGGAAGTCTCCAGAACTTCTGTAAGAAGGCAGAGGCCGAGATCGGCGCTCCCTGCCTCGATTTAATCTCCAAGGTCCTGGTTCCGGTGGGCTATCCTCCCAATGAGATCCTCAATGTGGCCGAGGAAGAGAATTGCGACCTGATCGTGATGGGGTCCCACGGGAAGGGTTTTCTCGCCCACACCTTTCTCGGAAGTGTCTCCAGTGCGGTCTTGAACCGAACCAAGAAACCGGTCTTCATCGTCCCCCTGCCCGAAAAGGTAAAGATCGAATGGGATGGGATCTAA
- a CDS encoding solute carrier family 26 protein: MLQSFLPAAGWLKSYNRQELKADLGAGVMIAFLLIPQGMAYAMLAGLPPVMGLYASTLPLMLYALFGSSRHLAVGPVAMISLLVLTGVSPLAEPGSDRYIQLVLLLSFLIGILQCLLGLLKAGFFIHFVSHAVMSGFSSAAAITIAVSQLGHLLGIKLPVHPSPFGMVWEAIGRVGETHLLTCFIGVGSVLLLILLKKYAPKFPAPLLLVAGSILISYLIRLDLHGVRVVGVVPTGLPKWRPPEISLESLRLLFPVALTILFVGYMESISIAKLIAIKERYKIEPDQELRGLGLANLAASLFSGYPVTGGFSRTAVNHQAGARTGLASLITAGLILLTLLFFAPLFYHLPNAVLAGIVLVAVSGLMDFQKARHFFKIRPVDGWTWVFTFATTLIFGGAAGILTGIAFSLGLFIWRSSRPHAAELGLLEGEGVFRNVKRFPEARRFPRGLILRVDAPLYFANTKFLEDLIHQNLVERPEAKWVILDCSGVNDMDAVAIDALEEIMDAYRGKVRFLFAEMRGPVRDLVERAGWEERYGPRLQFPSIQQALKEMEEAKHFPRPEIGRHPNQEGGERC, encoded by the coding sequence ATGCTCCAGTCCTTCCTCCCTGCGGCCGGGTGGTTAAAATCCTATAACAGGCAAGAGTTGAAAGCCGATCTGGGGGCAGGGGTGATGATCGCCTTCCTGCTCATCCCGCAGGGGATGGCCTATGCCATGCTTGCCGGCCTTCCTCCGGTCATGGGCCTCTACGCCTCCACCCTTCCCCTGATGCTCTACGCCCTCTTCGGATCTTCGAGGCATCTCGCCGTTGGACCCGTGGCCATGATTTCGCTCCTCGTCCTTACAGGCGTCTCCCCCTTGGCCGAACCGGGATCGGATCGTTACATCCAGCTCGTCCTCCTCCTCTCATTCCTGATCGGGATCCTCCAATGTTTGCTCGGCCTCCTGAAAGCGGGTTTCTTCATCCACTTCGTCTCCCATGCGGTCATGAGCGGTTTTTCTTCGGCCGCTGCCATCACGATCGCCGTCAGCCAGCTGGGTCATCTTTTGGGGATCAAACTCCCCGTCCACCCCTCCCCGTTCGGCATGGTCTGGGAAGCCATCGGTCGAGTGGGTGAGACACACCTTTTGACCTGCTTTATCGGCGTGGGCTCCGTCCTCTTGCTCATCCTCCTTAAAAAATACGCCCCCAAATTTCCAGCTCCCCTCCTCCTGGTAGCGGGCAGCATCTTGATCTCCTACCTGATCCGCCTGGACCTCCATGGGGTCCGGGTCGTGGGCGTGGTGCCCACAGGGTTGCCAAAGTGGCGCCCTCCTGAAATCTCCCTGGAATCCCTTCGTCTCCTCTTTCCGGTTGCCCTGACGATCCTTTTTGTCGGATATATGGAGTCGATCTCCATCGCCAAACTCATCGCCATCAAAGAACGATATAAAATCGAACCGGACCAGGAATTGAGGGGCCTGGGATTGGCCAACCTTGCGGCCTCTCTCTTCTCCGGCTACCCCGTGACCGGAGGATTTTCCAGGACCGCGGTCAATCACCAGGCCGGGGCCCGAACCGGTTTGGCCTCCCTGATCACCGCCGGTTTGATCCTTCTTACCCTCCTCTTCTTCGCTCCTCTCTTCTACCACCTTCCGAACGCGGTGCTGGCAGGGATCGTCCTCGTTGCGGTCTCCGGGCTGATGGACTTTCAAAAGGCCCGACATTTCTTTAAAATCCGGCCGGTGGATGGCTGGACCTGGGTCTTCACCTTTGCAACGACCCTGATCTTTGGAGGGGCCGCTGGAATTCTAACAGGGATCGCCTTCTCCTTGGGCCTCTTCATCTGGCGAAGCTCCAGACCCCATGCCGCGGAGTTAGGCCTCCTTGAAGGAGAAGGGGTTTTCAGAAACGTGAAACGGTTTCCGGAGGCAAGGCGATTTCCCCGCGGGTTGATCCTCCGGGTGGATGCCCCGCTCTACTTTGCCAACACAAAATTTCTCGAAGACCTGATCCATCAGAACCTCGTAGAGAGGCCAGAGGCCAAATGGGTCATCCTCGACTGCTCAGGCGTAAACGACATGGATGCCGTGGCGATCGATGCCCTCGAAGAGATCATGGATGCTTATAGAGGAAAGGTACGGTTCCTCTTTGCAGAGATGAGGGGTCCCGTCCGGGACCTGGTGGAAAGGGCGGGATGGGAAGAGAGGTATGGGCCCCGCCTTCAATTCCCCTCGATCCAACAGGCATTGAAAGAGATGGAGGAGGCGAAGCATTTCCCCCGCCCCGAAATAGGGCGGCATCCCAATCAAGAAGGAGGCGAGCGATGTTAA
- the yqeC gene encoding selenium cofactor biosynthesis protein YqeC, with the protein MISLTGAGGKTTLMFRLAEELKERGKRVVTTTTTKILEPSPEESPHLFISGEQRELLEFAKSHLDRYRHITLALERLEGRKLKGIPPEFADDLWEKVEVDFILVEADGAAGRPVKAPRTWEPVLPSKTTTVIGLVGLDGIGKKLNEEEVFQPALISNLTGIPMGEEMTEEGVVRLIVHPEGIFKGAPPSVRRIAFLNKVDIPNGLALGKRVARGIVEKGCPMIERIVLGTLREGTKVADVILPLGAGGGR; encoded by the coding sequence ATGATCAGCCTGACCGGGGCAGGGGGCAAGACGACCCTGATGTTCCGGTTGGCCGAAGAATTGAAGGAACGGGGCAAAAGGGTGGTCACCACGACCACGACCAAGATATTGGAGCCGTCGCCCGAGGAGAGCCCCCATCTTTTCATATCCGGAGAGCAAAGGGAGCTTTTGGAGTTCGCGAAAAGCCATCTGGACAGGTATAGACACATCACCCTTGCCTTGGAGAGATTGGAAGGAAGAAAATTGAAGGGAATTCCCCCTGAATTTGCCGATGACCTCTGGGAAAAGGTGGAGGTCGATTTCATCCTGGTCGAGGCCGATGGAGCGGCTGGCCGGCCGGTCAAGGCCCCGAGGACCTGGGAACCCGTCCTCCCTTCCAAGACGACCACGGTGATCGGCCTGGTTGGACTGGATGGGATCGGGAAGAAGCTTAATGAAGAGGAAGTGTTTCAACCGGCGCTCATCTCCAATCTGACCGGAATCCCGATGGGGGAGGAGATGACGGAGGAGGGGGTTGTTAGGTTGATCGTCCATCCGGAAGGAATTTTTAAAGGGGCGCCCCCCTCTGTTAGACGAATCGCCTTCCTCAATAAGGTCGACATCCCAAATGGGTTGGCTTTGGGAAAGAGGGTGGCAAGGGGGATCGTTGAAAAAGGATGTCCCATGATCGAAAGAATCGTTTTGGGCACCTTGAGAGAAGGGACTAAGGTCGCCGACGTGATTCTCCCGTTAGGAGCAGGGGGGGGACGATGA
- a CDS encoding prepilin-type N-terminal cleavage/methylation domain-containing protein — MRKMEKGFTLIELIIIIVIIGILAAIAIPRYLDLTREAADGTARGVLGALRSANAIVFADRLIKGTTA; from the coding sequence ATGAGAAAAATGGAGAAGGGTTTTACGTTAATCGAATTGATCATCATCATCGTCATCATCGGGATCCTCGCGGCTATCGCCATCCCGAGGTATCTCGATCTCACCCGCGAAGCCGCAGATGGAACCGCCAGGGGGGTCTTGGGAGCCTTGAGAAGCGCAAATGCCATCGTTTTTGCCGATCGGTTGATCAAGGGGACGACGGC
- a CDS encoding YeeE/YedE family protein translates to MRWGWAMLTGLHNKRNLQLGIGLGGGVLFGLLLQKGGVTYYDIILGQLLLTDFTVLKIMLSAVGTGMVVVHLLRSLGLAQLHPKPGSLGSTLIGGLIFGVGFGILGYCPGTLAGATGQGSLDALFGGIVGLLLGAGIFAEIYPKLERTVLNRGYFGEITFPQLLKTNPWWVVIPVSLLLGAILYWLERAGL, encoded by the coding sequence ATGAGATGGGGGTGGGCCATGCTGACCGGACTTCACAATAAAAGGAACCTCCAGTTGGGAATTGGGTTGGGAGGAGGCGTGCTCTTCGGCCTCCTCCTTCAGAAGGGAGGGGTCACCTATTACGACATCATCCTCGGCCAACTCCTCCTGACCGATTTCACGGTCCTAAAGATTATGCTTTCGGCCGTGGGGACGGGCATGGTCGTCGTCCACCTGCTGAGGAGCCTGGGCCTAGCCCAGCTCCATCCCAAACCCGGCTCCCTCGGTTCCACCCTGATCGGAGGGCTGATCTTTGGCGTGGGATTCGGCATCCTCGGCTACTGCCCTGGCACACTGGCTGGAGCCACCGGGCAGGGGTCTCTCGATGCCCTCTTCGGCGGAATCGTCGGTCTCCTGTTGGGGGCAGGCATCTTTGCTGAGATCTATCCTAAATTGGAGCGGACGGTTTTAAATCGAGGTTATTTCGGCGAGATCACCTTTCCCCAGTTGCTCAAAACCAATCCCTGGTGGGTCGTAATCCCGGTCTCCCTCCTTCTCGGGGCCATCCTCTATTGGCTCGAGAGAGCGGGCCTTTAA
- a CDS encoding zf-TFIIB domain-containing protein, whose translation MLKKPSEKEEEYFARLEFERKKKIEEEKHKKMAEQEKQRLRELHYMRCPKCGMELIEIDYKNIKVDKCSECEGVWLDAGELEAVSKLEKSSLDKLFSVFKK comes from the coding sequence ATGTTAAAAAAGCCGAGCGAAAAAGAAGAGGAGTATTTTGCCCGATTGGAGTTCGAGCGGAAGAAGAAGATCGAGGAAGAGAAACACAAGAAGATGGCCGAGCAAGAGAAACAGAGGCTTCGGGAGCTCCACTATATGCGGTGTCCGAAATGCGGGATGGAACTGATCGAGATCGACTACAAAAATATCAAGGTGGATAAATGCTCCGAGTGCGAAGGGGTCTGGCTGGATGCCGGAGAGCTCGAGGCCGTCTCGAAGCTCGAAAAATCGAGCCTCGACAAACTTTTCAGCGTGTTCAAAAAGTGA
- a CDS encoding glycosyltransferase family 39 protein produces MEGLNRKPSGASLYTKGIGPSLVAILALTFYLRFLFFGQYIDGDVGNVAYMGWRMAEGEVLIDREGPGKPPLYPMLYAVFVMLFGPSVLGLKLFGTLFALMAVIAIYWVGQQAYGKGAGLFSALLFGVFSSAPMVEGGTVNLETLLHLPSLLSIGFFLKASQSDRARGYLLTGIFGALATLVKQVGGVVFLTFLCCEGSRGVAFKRRAIRLGLLGGGALLPILGVVSFFLYHGYSPEVLYDSMLGSNLRYIQRGYEDSNLIYFFAASMKRIVLENSLLWIGTLFSLGVLFSKKKGGRLEVPDRIFLWWAFWSFLAVCIPGTFYAHYFLLVVAPFSLLTAHGILWAWERTKSLSALSKKISRGILTFVLTISAFLFVRTDYKYFFTYSSTEQTIHQFKGLDGIFDSYQYGLYNFIQHHLASYLKAATEPNETLYVWGIAPQVYFLAQRRAATQYRNNFNLSENVTRTPHKDFAGYKEKVIEEITHSPPAYILKIFELEHFPELKSMVEKRYEIDPKVDEIFIPPHKIRLYRKKDGQFYTGGEGAL; encoded by the coding sequence ATGGAAGGATTAAACCGCAAGCCCTCTGGAGCTTCCCTTTACACGAAAGGGATCGGTCCCTCGTTGGTGGCGATCCTTGCCCTGACCTTCTATTTGAGGTTCCTTTTCTTCGGGCAGTACATCGACGGAGATGTTGGAAATGTGGCTTATATGGGATGGCGGATGGCAGAGGGCGAGGTCTTGATCGATCGAGAGGGGCCAGGAAAGCCCCCCCTTTATCCGATGTTATACGCCGTCTTCGTGATGCTTTTTGGTCCTTCGGTCCTCGGATTAAAACTCTTTGGCACCCTCTTCGCCCTGATGGCCGTCATCGCCATTTACTGGGTCGGTCAACAGGCTTACGGGAAGGGGGCCGGTCTTTTCTCCGCTCTCCTCTTCGGGGTCTTTTCTTCCGCCCCGATGGTCGAGGGAGGCACGGTCAATCTCGAAACCCTTTTGCATCTCCCTTCCTTGCTATCGATCGGTTTTTTCCTTAAGGCCAGTCAATCAGATCGGGCAAGGGGGTACCTCCTCACAGGAATCTTTGGGGCCTTGGCGACCCTCGTCAAACAGGTCGGGGGTGTCGTTTTCTTGACCTTCCTATGTTGCGAGGGGTCTCGAGGGGTGGCATTCAAAAGACGGGCGATCCGCTTAGGCCTCCTGGGAGGAGGAGCCCTCTTGCCCATTCTTGGGGTGGTTTCCTTCTTTTTATACCATGGCTATTCCCCGGAGGTGCTCTACGATTCGATGCTCGGAAGCAATCTCCGGTATATCCAGAGAGGGTATGAGGATTCGAACCTGATCTATTTTTTCGCCGCAAGCATGAAGAGGATCGTTCTCGAGAACAGCTTGCTCTGGATAGGAACCCTGTTCTCCCTGGGGGTCTTGTTCTCGAAAAAGAAAGGCGGTCGGCTTGAAGTTCCGGACCGGATTTTCCTCTGGTGGGCATTTTGGTCTTTTTTGGCCGTGTGTATTCCCGGGACATTTTACGCCCACTACTTCCTCCTGGTCGTCGCCCCATTCTCCCTCCTGACTGCTCATGGCATCCTCTGGGCATGGGAAAGGACGAAATCCCTTTCGGCTCTCTCGAAAAAGATTTCGCGAGGGATTTTGACCTTCGTCCTTACCATTTCCGCTTTTCTCTTTGTCAGAACCGATTATAAATACTTCTTCACCTATAGTTCCACCGAGCAGACGATCCATCAGTTCAAAGGACTCGACGGTATATTTGACAGCTATCAATACGGCCTTTACAATTTCATTCAGCATCACCTGGCTTCCTATCTCAAGGCAGCCACGGAACCGAACGAGACCCTCTATGTGTGGGGAATCGCCCCGCAGGTCTATTTCCTGGCCCAACGGAGGGCGGCCACCCAATACCGAAACAATTTCAACCTGAGCGAGAATGTCACCCGAACTCCTCATAAGGACTTTGCGGGATACAAAGAGAAGGTGATCGAGGAGATTACCCACTCTCCTCCCGCCTATATTCTCAAAATCTTCGAGTTAGAACATTTTCCCGAGCTGAAGTCGATGGTGGAGAAAAGATACGAGATTGACCCAAAGGTGGATGAGATCTTCATTCCTCCTCATAAAATTCGGCTCTATCGTAAAAAAGACGGTCAATTCTATACAGGAGGGGAAGGGGCCCTATGA
- a CDS encoding rhodanese-like domain-containing protein: protein MLIQSFFVPGLSHISYMLCGSKTCAVIDPKRDIHVYLDTAKAMGLKITHILETHLHADFISGHMDLVEKTGAKIYAPKSGHCQFEHIALSEGDAFEIEDMELRVIETPGHTPEHLVYIVVDHSRGEDPVALFSGDTLFVGDVGRPDLFPGIAKELATKLYQSLQKLEKLPDFCEVYPAHGAGSLCGRAMSAKRTSTIGYEKRYNYAFLTKDLNKFIDLLTTDMPEAPDHFSRCSDINRKGPTLVQNLPCLTPFDPFSFYQRTKQDNTIVLDIRPYEAFGGQHVPGAYHIDFGGNFSTFAGWILPPEKDILLVAENAGQAEEAVVQLRRVGLDRAIGYLEGGIYEWAKAGLPSDRVEQISVGTLNQRMKSGPKATLLDVRAKREFATAHIEGAINIPFPDLRKRHTELDPNLPIMVICNTGHRSSIATSLLKRYGFKEVTNVAGGMTGYNAAGLGPECPACVAPHGPTWSKPNK, encoded by the coding sequence ATGCTGATCCAATCGTTCTTCGTCCCTGGTTTGTCGCACATTTCTTACATGCTCTGCGGCTCGAAAACCTGTGCCGTCATCGATCCTAAGCGAGACATTCATGTCTACCTTGACACCGCCAAGGCGATGGGGTTGAAGATCACCCACATCCTCGAAACCCATCTCCACGCCGACTTCATCTCGGGTCATATGGATTTGGTAGAAAAGACCGGTGCCAAGATCTATGCCCCGAAATCCGGTCATTGCCAGTTCGAGCACATCGCCCTCAGCGAAGGGGATGCCTTCGAAATAGAGGACATGGAATTGAGGGTGATCGAAACCCCGGGACATACGCCCGAGCACCTCGTTTACATCGTGGTCGACCACTCGAGGGGAGAAGACCCGGTCGCCCTCTTCAGCGGCGACACCCTCTTCGTCGGAGATGTCGGAAGGCCCGATCTCTTTCCGGGGATCGCCAAAGAGTTGGCCACCAAACTCTACCAGAGCCTCCAGAAGCTCGAGAAGCTCCCCGATTTCTGCGAGGTCTATCCCGCCCACGGCGCGGGGTCCCTCTGCGGAAGGGCAATGTCCGCCAAAAGGACGAGCACGATCGGATATGAAAAGAGATACAATTACGCCTTCTTGACCAAAGACCTCAATAAGTTCATCGATCTCCTCACCACCGATATGCCCGAGGCGCCCGACCACTTCAGCCGTTGTAGCGACATCAATCGAAAAGGACCGACCCTTGTCCAAAATCTCCCGTGCCTTACACCCTTCGATCCGTTTTCCTTCTACCAGAGAACGAAACAGGACAATACGATCGTCCTCGACATCCGTCCTTACGAGGCCTTCGGCGGGCAACATGTTCCAGGCGCCTACCATATCGATTTTGGAGGAAACTTCTCCACTTTTGCGGGATGGATCCTTCCTCCGGAAAAGGACATCCTCCTCGTGGCGGAGAATGCGGGGCAAGCCGAAGAGGCCGTTGTCCAACTAAGACGCGTCGGTTTAGACAGGGCGATCGGCTACCTGGAGGGGGGCATATATGAGTGGGCCAAGGCGGGCCTCCCCTCGGACCGGGTGGAGCAGATCTCTGTCGGGACGCTTAACCAGAGGATGAAATCCGGCCCTAAGGCAACCCTTCTCGACGTGAGGGCGAAGAGGGAGTTTGCAACGGCTCATATCGAGGGGGCAATCAACATTCCCTTCCCCGACCTAAGAAAGAGACACACCGAATTAGATCCAAACCTTCCCATCATGGTCATTTGCAACACGGGCCACCGGTCGAGCATCGCCACGAGCCTCCTCAAACGATATGGATTCAAAGAGGTCACGAACGTTGCCGGTGGGATGACCGGATACAATGCGGCTGGCCTTGGCCCCGAATGTCCGGCCTGCGTGGCCCCTCACGGCCCCACCTGGTCCAAACCCAACAAATAG
- the yqeB gene encoding selenium-dependent molybdenum cofactor biosynthesis protein YqeB, whose translation MSPDKRLSDLIVLIRGAGEMASGVAHRLFRSHFRICMTEISTPLAVRRGVSFCEAVYEGVKEVEGVRAKLFARPMEIEMGWKEGFIPILIDPELKRIKEFLQPDVIVDAILAKRNLGTSIQDAPLVIGLGPGFCAGRDVHVVIETNRGHHLGKVILKGEAEPDTGIPGEIGGYTVERVLRTAKAGIFRPQTSIGERVTRGTVVAVVEDYPVIAEVNGVVRGLLRQGVEVKRGMKVGDIDPRGKREYCFTISEKARAIAGGVLEAILHWYNK comes from the coding sequence GTGTCACCCGATAAGAGGCTTTCAGATCTAATCGTTTTGATCCGGGGGGCGGGAGAGATGGCAAGCGGCGTGGCACACCGTCTCTTCCGGTCCCATTTCAGGATCTGCATGACGGAGATCTCCACCCCTCTTGCGGTCAGACGAGGGGTCTCTTTCTGCGAGGCGGTCTACGAGGGAGTCAAAGAGGTAGAAGGGGTGCGGGCGAAACTGTTCGCAAGGCCGATGGAGATCGAGATGGGTTGGAAGGAGGGATTCATTCCCATCCTGATCGACCCGGAGCTGAAGCGAATCAAAGAATTCCTCCAGCCCGATGTCATTGTGGACGCGATCCTGGCAAAGCGGAACCTCGGGACCTCTATCCAGGATGCTCCTTTGGTCATCGGCCTCGGTCCTGGATTCTGTGCGGGCAGGGATGTCCATGTCGTCATCGAGACGAACCGTGGCCACCATCTGGGCAAGGTGATCCTGAAAGGCGAAGCCGAACCGGATACGGGCATTCCAGGCGAGATCGGCGGATATACGGTGGAGAGGGTTCTTCGGACTGCCAAGGCAGGGATCTTCCGGCCCCAGACCTCGATTGGAGAGAGGGTGACCCGGGGCACAGTGGTGGCGGTGGTGGAGGATTATCCTGTGATCGCCGAGGTGAACGGGGTGGTCCGGGGCCTTCTTCGCCAAGGGGTCGAGGTGAAGAGGGGGATGAAGGTGGGCGATATCGATCCCCGTGGGAAGAGGGAATACTGTTTCACCATTTCAGAGAAGGCGAGGGCGATCGCCGGTGGCGTGCTGGAGGCGATTCTCCACTGGTACAATAAATGA
- a CDS encoding YeeE/YedE family protein, translated as MMECLTMERWSPYLVGIGIGILSGLTFLLSDKPIGCSTAFSRTSGMIEGLFRGKGVKEKAYYRKFAPEIDWEWMFVFGIFIGAFLSSLLSGSFRLTWVPTRWSESFGHTPLLRWAVALVGGVLVGIGARWAGGCTSGHGISGTLQLAASSWLAVLSFFFGGILTAMLLFHA; from the coding sequence ATCATGGAATGTTTGACGATGGAACGTTGGTCTCCCTATCTCGTCGGGATCGGGATAGGGATACTCAGCGGCCTCACCTTCCTCCTCTCCGATAAACCGATTGGATGTTCGACCGCCTTTTCCCGCACAAGCGGCATGATCGAAGGTCTGTTTCGGGGAAAGGGGGTCAAAGAGAAGGCCTACTATAGAAAATTTGCGCCGGAGATCGACTGGGAATGGATGTTTGTGTTCGGAATTTTCATCGGCGCCTTCCTCTCCTCCCTCCTCTCCGGTTCATTCAGACTCACATGGGTGCCGACGAGATGGTCCGAATCCTTCGGCCATACCCCCCTTCTTAGATGGGCGGTGGCCCTCGTCGGTGGGGTCCTGGTCGGGATAGGCGCCCGTTGGGCCGGTGGCTGTACCAGCGGCCACGGCATCAGCGGCACATTGCAACTGGCCGCAAGTAGCTGGCTGGCCGTCCTCTCCTTCTTCTTCGGAGGGATATTGACCGCCATGCTCCTTTTTCATGCTTGA